Proteins encoded by one window of Vicugna pacos unplaced genomic scaffold, VicPac4 scaffold_127, whole genome shotgun sequence:
- the LOC140695047 gene encoding uncharacterized protein — translation MVFQDISLPSRSTETCYSMPQHLVSQLTGLSCTEENEFGLNNTSTYLASWTLGLRAALPHTGAYDNCLPSAPPVHVSPSTFPRLPSSSPILPPSVPLLSQDPERIAGPPAHAQLLPAGPRVGSSSSEPGIGPNGFSALSPCRPLATAWGRGLWLWKCKLLLVESGKGSGSAEGASVSLIRISAPAVQEFLIDPVLRNSFRVGKTSASQNPQFQM, via the exons atggttttccaggacattagtttgccatctaggtctacagaaacttgctattccatgccccaacacttggtctcccaacttactggcctgtcctgcactgaggagaatgaatttggactcaataacacttctacctacctagcaagttggacactgggactgagggcagctctcccacacacaggggcctacg ataactgccttccctctgctcctcctgtccatgtgtctccctccacttttccccgcctcccctcctcctcccctattctccctccctcggttccccttctctctcaggacccagagcggatcgctggccctcctgcgcatgcgcagttgctgccagctggaccgcgggttggaagctccagctccgagccggggatcggccccaatggcttctcagctctgtcgccctgtaggcctttggctactgcctggggccggggcctctggctgtggaagtgcaag cttctcctggtggagtcgggaaaagggagcggcagtgctgagggagcttctgtctccttgatcaggatttctgccccag ctgtacaagaatttctcattgatccag tcttgagaaattcattccgtgtcggtaagacttccgccagccagaacccacagttccag atgtga